The region GCGGCCCTCCCCATGTCATGCTGGAATCGCAAACGGCGGAGACCATATTCAACTTCGTCTCCGCCGGTCTGGGTTGGGCGTTTCTGCCCTCTTCCATCGTGCTGTATCCGTCTTCCGCCCAAATTGCGTATTTTACCCTGGGGAATCCCCCGATGTCCTTCTCCTGCTTTTTTGCCTGGAAACGTCAGGTGTACCTCAGTCAGGCGGCCCGGGATTTCATGAAAATCACAAAGGAGATTTTGCAGAAAACCGATCCCATAATACCAATTTGAAGTAAAAGACCTGAAGTCAGAATAGCTAAAAGCACTAAAAACTCAGTACGCTTTCGCGAAAATCGTCCTGCGTCCCTCTTTGCCGGTGAAAATACAGGGCCCCCTGGACTCGTCGGAAAGGGGAATGCAGCGGGGGGTCGCTCCGCCGGTTTCCTCCCGGATTCGGCGCTCGTCCTCGGGATTGCCCGCGAAATACGCCTCCACAAAACCGCCCTGTTCCTCCAGAAGGACCTTCAGTTCATCGTATGAGGAGGCGAAGGTGGTGTTTTCCTGCCTGAAGTTTTTCGCCTTCGAATAAAGGGAAGCCTGGATGTCCTCCAGCACCTTCAGCACTGTGGGGACGAGAGCGTCCTGGGAAATGTCGAACTTCTCGCCGTTGTCCCGGCGCACGGCCCGCACCGTTCCGCCCTTCATGTCCTTCTCGCCCAGCTCCAGGCGCAGAGGAACGCCCCTTTGCAGATGGTAGAAGAACCGGTCCCCCGGTCTCAGGTAAAAGCGCGTGTCCACCGTCGTATAAAGCCCTCCCATGCCCTCGTTCAGGCGCTCCGAAAGCTCCCTGGCCCGGGGCAGCAGAACGTCGTCCAGCAGTTTTTCGTCGGTGCCGATGGGCAGCAGCACCGCCTTCGTGGGCGCCACCCGGGGCGGCAGAACCAGCCCGTCCTCGTCGGAATGGGTCATGATGATGGCTCCGATCAGGCGGGTCGAAACACCCCAGCTCGTGGTCCAGCACTCCTCCAGATCCCCCGCTTTGTTCTGAAAACGGATTTCGAAGGCCCGGGCGAAGTTCTGCCCCAGAAAGTGGCTGGTTCCCGCCTGAAGGGCTTTTTTGTCGCTCATCATCGCCTCGCAGGAGTAGGTTTGGACGGCCCCGGGAAAGCGCTCTCCCTGGGTTTTCTCTCCAGGCACCACCGGCAGGCCCAAAATATCCTCCATGACCTGACGGTAGACCTCCAGCATCCGAAGGGTTTCCTCCTGAGCCTCCTCCGAGGTGGCGTGAGCGGTATGCCCCTCCTGCCAGAGAAATTCCGACGTACGCAGAAAAAGGCGCGTGCGCTTCTCCCAGCGCATGACGTTGCACCATTGATTGATCAAAACCGGCAGGTCCCTCCAGGACTGAATCCACCGGCTGTACATGTGTCCGATGACCGTCTCCGACGTGGGACGAATGGCGAAGGGCTCCTCCAGCTCTTCCCCTCCCGCGTGGGTGACCATGGCGCACTCCGGGGCGAAGCCCTCCACGTGTTCCGCTTCCTTTTCGAGGAAAGAGCCAGGAATCAGCAGAGGGAAATAGGCGTTGACGTGTCCGGTGCGCCGGAAGGCGTCGTCGAAGTGCCGCTGAACGGACTCCCATATCGCATAGCCTGTGGGGCGGATCACCATGCAGCCCCGTACCGGCGCGTAGTCCGCCAGTTCCGCCGCCTTTATGACGTCGAGGTACCACTGAGAGTAATCATTGCTGCGCGAGGTAATATTACGAGCCATCTTCTGAGGCCTCCAATAAATTTAAATCGTACCGGTTCCGGTCAGGCGTACTCAGGGCAGCGGATAATGATCCCAGATGGGAACGCCCAGGAAAAATCCCGCCTTAAATTCATCAGAACCGTACATCACCGCTATTTTTACGTTGACGAGCGTGTTCGGCAGATTGAGAGACAGCCCGACCTCCCAGGGAGCGGCAATTTTATCATAGTTTTTGTCCATGGCGTAACCGTAGCTGGCAAAGAGGTCGGCCGCCACGATTCCCAGCATACTCCGTTTCAGCACCCTCCGGAGGGAGACGTTGGCCCACACCATGCGCTCGGCCTCCACAGGTCTCGCCGCCACGGAATAGAGCTCTTCCGCCGACCCCAGGTAGGCGGCGTGTCCCCAGCTGTCCGTGTGTCCCTCCGCGTAGCCGAAACGCAGATACGTCCGCCACATCTCCCCCACCCGAAGAGGTCTGAACCAGGTGAGACGGTACAGCACGTCGTCGAAATTCGGCCACCAGAAGTTGACCCGCCAGGCCTGGCCTTTCGTGGGATCCGCGGGAATGTCCAGGGTGTCGTAGGCCGCAAAGAAGGTGGGACCGGCGAAGTTTTTGGAGTCTCCGTTCGTGGGGTCCACGTACTCCCAGGCCATCCCCAGCCCCATGCGAACGCCGCCCTGCCGGAAGGTGTAGTTGCTTCCCGCGGCGTAACGCCTCCAGTTTCTTCTGCCGGCGGTCGTGTCCAGTTTCCACTGCTGGGCGGCCACCGTGGTTTCCCAGGCGCTCAGTGGCTCCGGAGCCGCCAGATAGGTCAGGTCGACAGCCCACTGCTCTCCCAGGCGAAGGACGCCCCGCAGAGAATCCATTTCGCTGAACACCCCCCGGACCGTTCCTTTCAGATGAACCCCGCGATAGGGGTCCAGGTTGGTGGTGTATCCCGAAACTCCAAGCTCCACGTCGGAACGCCGGCGCACGTCAAGGACGAGAATCACTTTGTTGTCCGCGATCCGGTCGAAGCGGTAGTCCATCGTAGAAATATCCGTCGTGGCCAACAGCTGGTCCGCGCTTTCAGACACCTCGTCCACATTCAGCGGTTTTCCCACCCAGCCCAGGAATCTTTTGCGCAGCCGTTCGCATATCGCGCCGGGCAGCCCCTGCACATGAACGTCGGCCACAATGGGAGGCTCCGTCTGCTCCCGCTGCGCGGAAGGCTGTGTCGGCGCGCTGTCCGAAAGGGCGCGGATTTTGTCGATTGCGGCCAGAGCGGCATCTCTGCCCCGCTGGATGATGGTGTTCGAGGCGTCGCTGTCCAAAAAGGAAAATTCCTGAACCGACGGAACGATGACGAGGTCGGCGTGCGTACTCTCCTCCGTGGTGGTGCGGCGCATCACGACGGTCAGAGACTGGTCGATCACGTCGATAAACGTGTTGATGGGACGATCCGCCGAGGGGATGTCCGAAACGTCCACCCCCACCACCGGAAAGCCGGGAAACAGCTCCATAGCCGTATCCACCGGAAGGTTCGAAACCAGCCCGCCGTCCACCAGCAGGCGTCCGTTGACCTCCCAGGGCTCGAAAAGGGCGGGAATCGACATGGAAGCCCTCATGGCGGAGGGCAGGCTCCCCGACCGCAAAACCACCTTTTCACCGGTGCGAATATCCGCCGCCACGGCCGCGTAGGGGATGGGAAGCTCGTTGAAGTCCGTCACGTCCACGTTTTTCATCAGTTCCCGATAATACTGGAAAAGTTTGTCCCCCGTGAGAATCCCCAGCGGGCCGCCCTGATGTTTCGTCTTTTTGAAGGTCAGGGCCGAAATCGTGTTCATCTTGGCCTTGCGGTCGTCGCCGGTGAAAACGAACATCGGTCCCGTATTTTCCGTCAGCAGGGCGGGAAGGTCCAGATGCGACACGATTTCGCGGAGCTCTCTGGCGTTGTATCCGCTGGCGCTGAGAGCGCCGATGAGGGAGCCGATGCTGGTGCCCACGATACCCACCACGGGGATTTTCTGCTCCTCAAGAACCTCAATGACGCCCACGTGGGCAAAACCCCGGGTTCCGCCTCCGGACAGCACGAGAACAACCCCGCCTTCCGCGGCAAAGGAAGGAAACAGACTCAGGAAAAGCAGAAAGCACAGAACGTTTTTCGCATATTTCACGCAGAGCCCTCCTCTCTTCGAGGACAATCCAAAACCACTGCAATACAACACCACTGCAATAAATAAAGCGGCAGCCCCAAAAGAACTACCGCCATTCTCGCCTTCGTCCGGCATCGGTAACTCTGAACCCTGAAAACGCCGCCTCAGTTTTTCAGGACACAGACCCCTCCCGCCCGGATCATTCCGCGTTGAAGGACAACACGAGATACAACATCCCGCTCGGCTGGACGGAGAAGGGCAGAGTAAAACACTTGATTCCCGGAGCCTGATTGGGAACGTTGCGAATATTGTCCCCCGCCAGAAGCTGGGGAGGCGTGACGTCCACTCCGGGGAGCGCGGCCTGAATCAGGGCTCTTCCGCTTACCATATTGGAAAGCTCACCCACCACGCTCATGGCGACGGAATCTCCCGTGGCGGGCTGGATCATTCCCCCGGACATGGCCGTAACGACGGCTCCGAAGCCTGCGGTATCCAACATGATAATCGCCGTCCCCTGTATCCCGCTGCCCACTATGCCGATGAGAGACGCCGCACATACATTGGCCACCTTGACTCCCTGAGAGACCTGCGCCTTGTTCAACGTGACTTCAAGCCCCACTTCCCGTCCCACAGAGATCAGCGACGAACCGAACATATTGACGAGAACAGCGAGTTTGTCCATATTGCTCATCTTAATTGCCTACTCCCTTCCTGTCCGTCATTCCGCTTCCGGGGATCGAGGACAGTTCTCTCTCAGTTTATCATTAAATTTCATAAGGTGTTGAAAAATATCAAATAAATAAATTTTTATCTTCATGACACCTTTAAATATTTTCTCCGTTAAAATTCTTGTCTTCCAAAATAAAAATCTTCTCTCCGGACCATTTTTCGAGGCCCCGAAGAGCTATCGCCCAAGCCGCCATATCGTCGAGAATCCTCGGGGGAACTCTCAGACGGCGGGGTAAAAATTTCCGCCACCCGACGACGCCGTGCAGATGCCAGTAAAGATCCCGTGCCGCAAGCGTCGTCCCCTTCTCGTCCACCTCGAACACCCGAACGTCGAAAGGGGCGATTTTCTCCAGGATGTCTCGGCTTCCCGTGCCGTTCCCCAGCATGACACACATTTGTCCCGTTTCTTCGCCCTCCGGAAGAAGGTCCCTCACCCGTTCGTACCTCCAGCGGGAAAAACCCTTCTCCCATTCAGAAGAACGACAATCCAGCACCTGAAAAAAAACGGACAACTCCTCCGTTGGGACTATGCCGGACCAAATCAGATCGCCCTGCTTCTCCACCAGGGCCCACCCCGTTTTGTCCCGCCCCGGGTCCAGCCCGAGGATCATCGGGAAAGCTCCTTTTCGACGGATTCCCATCGATCCAGAAACCACAGCCACTGGTCAGGGTATTTTTCCACCCACCTGGTCAGTATATTATTACATATCTGCAGAGACTTTACCACATTTGTCCCGAAAGGAGCTCCGTCATCTTCCGAAAGGTCACTCAACACGCTCTGCACATAAATGGTATGAGTGCACCCATCGGGATTGCGCACAGTAAATATTGGAACGATCGGAGCCCGAAATTTCCGGTACAGCGTTATGAGCCCCACCGCGGTGCTGGCCTCCATTCCCAAAAACGGGACGCGTACACCTTCCTTTCGGGCGTCCAGGTCCTGCAAAAAGAGCAGAATCCCCTTTTCTCGAATAACGCGAAACAGTTTCCGCAGACCCGGCCCCTCGCTGGGGATCAGGTTCATGCCCGCCGTTCGGGTGCGCTGGTACTCCAGGAAGTCCTCCAGGCCTCCCCCGTTTCTCTGGGGGGTATATACAGGGGAAATTGCATAGCCCTCGGCCACCATTCGAGCCCCGGCCAGCTCCCAGTTGCCCAGATGGGCCGTCATGATCAGCGCGCCCCTGCCCCGGGACAGGGCTTCGTCCAACAGTTCCTTCCCCTCGATCGAAATCCGTTCCCGCAAAGTCGGAAGCAACTGCCCCATACGCGTGAACTCCGCCACGGAACGGCCCATATTGGCGTAGGCGTTCCGGATGATCCTTCGCGCCGGAGTGATTCCCATCCCCAGGGCCGACACACAGTGACGCTCGGCTCTGTCGACCTTGCTCTTCGAGAAAAGCCACAGAGCACGGCCCAGAAAAGCTCCTGTCCACAAAGCCGCCCGATGGGGCAGCAACCTGAAAAGACGAATTCCGAAGGCCAGAAAAAACCTTTCCGCACCCGCTCTTTTTTTTCGGGAAGCCACGCCTCGTTTAAACTCCCTTGCCTTTGCAGTCTTTACAAAATCCGCAAAAAAAGCGCCGGCGTTATCTTTCCGAAATCTCCAGAAGAATGCCGCCCGTGGCCGAGGGATGGATGAAGGCAATTTTCGCCCCGCCGGCGCCTCTGCGCGGTTTTTCGTCGATCAGCCGAATCCCTTTGGCTTTCAGCTCATCGA is a window of Synergistaceae bacterium DNA encoding:
- the proS gene encoding proline--tRNA ligase, which gives rise to MARNITSRSNDYSQWYLDVIKAAELADYAPVRGCMVIRPTGYAIWESVQRHFDDAFRRTGHVNAYFPLLIPGSFLEKEAEHVEGFAPECAMVTHAGGEELEEPFAIRPTSETVIGHMYSRWIQSWRDLPVLINQWCNVMRWEKRTRLFLRTSEFLWQEGHTAHATSEEAQEETLRMLEVYRQVMEDILGLPVVPGEKTQGERFPGAVQTYSCEAMMSDKKALQAGTSHFLGQNFARAFEIRFQNKAGDLEECWTTSWGVSTRLIGAIIMTHSDEDGLVLPPRVAPTKAVLLPIGTDEKLLDDVLLPRARELSERLNEGMGGLYTTVDTRFYLRPGDRFFYHLQRGVPLRLELGEKDMKGGTVRAVRRDNGEKFDISQDALVPTVLKVLEDIQASLYSKAKNFRQENTTFASSYDELKVLLEEQGGFVEAYFAGNPEDERRIREETGGATPRCIPLSDESRGPCIFTGKEGRRTIFAKAY
- a CDS encoding patatin-like phospholipase family protein, giving the protein MKYAKNVLCFLLFLSLFPSFAAEGGVVLVLSGGGTRGFAHVGVIEVLEEQKIPVVGIVGTSIGSLIGALSASGYNARELREIVSHLDLPALLTENTGPMFVFTGDDRKAKMNTISALTFKKTKHQGGPLGILTGDKLFQYYRELMKNVDVTDFNELPIPYAAVAADIRTGEKVVLRSGSLPSAMRASMSIPALFEPWEVNGRLLVDGGLVSNLPVDTAMELFPGFPVVGVDVSDIPSADRPINTFIDVIDQSLTVVMRRTTTEESTHADLVIVPSVQEFSFLDSDASNTIIQRGRDAALAAIDKIRALSDSAPTQPSAQREQTEPPIVADVHVQGLPGAICERLRKRFLGWVGKPLNVDEVSESADQLLATTDISTMDYRFDRIADNKVILVLDVRRRSDVELGVSGYTTNLDPYRGVHLKGTVRGVFSEMDSLRGVLRLGEQWAVDLTYLAAPEPLSAWETTVAAQQWKLDTTAGRRNWRRYAAGSNYTFRQGGVRMGLGMAWEYVDPTNGDSKNFAGPTFFAAYDTLDIPADPTKGQAWRVNFWWPNFDDVLYRLTWFRPLRVGEMWRTYLRFGYAEGHTDSWGHAAYLGSAEELYSVAARPVEAERMVWANVSLRRVLKRSMLGIVAADLFASYGYAMDKNYDKIAAPWEVGLSLNLPNTLVNVKIAVMYGSDEFKAGFFLGVPIWDHYPLP
- a CDS encoding chemotaxis protein CheX, whose product is MSNMDKLAVLVNMFGSSLISVGREVGLEVTLNKAQVSQGVKVANVCAASLIGIVGSGIQGTAIIMLDTAGFGAVVTAMSGGMIQPATGDSVAMSVVGELSNMVSGRALIQAALPGVDVTPPQLLAGDNIRNVPNQAPGIKCFTLPFSVQPSGMLYLVLSFNAE
- a CDS encoding lysophospholipid acyltransferase family protein, which gives rise to MASRKKRAGAERFFLAFGIRLFRLLPHRAALWTGAFLGRALWLFSKSKVDRAERHCVSALGMGITPARRIIRNAYANMGRSVAEFTRMGQLLPTLRERISIEGKELLDEALSRGRGALIMTAHLGNWELAGARMVAEGYAISPVYTPQRNGGGLEDFLEYQRTRTAGMNLIPSEGPGLRKLFRVIREKGILLFLQDLDARKEGVRVPFLGMEASTAVGLITLYRKFRAPIVPIFTVRNPDGCTHTIYVQSVLSDLSEDDGAPFGTNVVKSLQICNNILTRWVEKYPDQWLWFLDRWESVEKELSR